Proteins found in one Pontibacter sp. SGAir0037 genomic segment:
- a CDS encoding TVP38/TMEM64 family protein, with protein sequence MKKLLSIFVFCCFVILISFALFGQVEQQIEQILSTKESLAAYALVSFAFLTSDIFLPVPSSFILILNGKILGVVSGTLLSTVSGVLSSAIGFYVGRRANQYLNRYFGEKEQHASNWLFQKFGNVAIAISKALPILSEAISVVAGTTSMSLKVFLVYSLIGHFFVSLAYAYVGSFSSSLNSGVLSAIVILASLAFGWVLQYFIQRKEAGGALKR encoded by the coding sequence ATGAAAAAGCTGCTGTCTATATTCGTTTTCTGCTGTTTTGTTATTCTAATTTCTTTTGCCCTTTTCGGACAGGTAGAGCAGCAAATTGAGCAAATACTAAGTACAAAGGAGTCGCTGGCTGCCTATGCCCTGGTTAGCTTTGCTTTTCTAACCTCGGATATTTTTCTGCCCGTACCTTCCAGTTTTATACTAATCCTGAATGGGAAAATATTAGGTGTTGTTTCAGGTACTTTGCTTTCAACTGTTTCGGGTGTATTATCGTCGGCTATCGGGTTTTATGTAGGCAGAAGAGCAAACCAATATCTGAACAGGTATTTCGGTGAAAAGGAGCAGCATGCCAGCAACTGGCTTTTTCAAAAATTTGGGAATGTGGCCATTGCTATATCCAAAGCTTTGCCTATACTTTCAGAAGCCATTTCGGTGGTAGCTGGCACAACCTCCATGTCGCTTAAGGTGTTTCTGGTTTATTCGCTGATCGGGCACTTTTTCGTTTCGTTAGCTTATGCCTACGTAGGCAGTTTTTCCTCTTCGCTTAATTCTGGTGTGCTGTCAGCCATTGTTATATTGGCAAGCCTCGCTTTCGGTTGGGTGTTGCAGTACTTTATTCAAAGAAAAGAAGCCGGAGGGGCGTTAAAACGCTGA
- a CDS encoding tyrosine-type recombinase/integrase, with amino-acid sequence MSFTTKAYLQKADKQGIGRVYLRYTYKRRPDGLNLSLKVHKSKFDSAKGFVKTSHPEASEINAAIRQAQQLVEDIASKLPDPDFKQVKKLYVQRLVEIKEQERIAEDKIRKERKVLKIDHLINHIDSEEIPEQIKALQKKIAELTERQQELKQLGYRNETYEEAEFKLLLDEYQETFKVKSKSAQAHIKVWASTLLEFSKDTNTCLVFSVFDRNFYLAYAKYLMHGERDFYNNTFGNHIKDLRAFLTWVEDEKGVSVNRGYKKYERTKDDIEVIYLTAEELELLWDYRSEVKEEYKKYIDLCVFGNLTGLRISDILRSYWKVENGVLMGKTKKTKGHYQVPLILDPRIEEILKRYNYNLKLVSSVKYNEYIKVILKALFMKHEINQQPIAVMRYKLKEEFVFHHYKYELMSSHSNRRGFCTRLWQEGHTERDILLMLGSKSNQVLRKYIHNDTENLVRKVTEKVAEKKAAVQAALARVESEVA; translated from the coding sequence ATGAGCTTCACAACAAAAGCATATCTTCAAAAGGCAGACAAACAAGGCATAGGCAGAGTTTATCTTCGTTACACTTACAAACGTAGACCTGATGGACTTAATCTAAGCCTAAAAGTTCACAAAAGTAAGTTTGATTCAGCGAAGGGATTCGTTAAAACCAGCCATCCAGAAGCATCGGAAATAAACGCAGCTATTAGACAAGCGCAGCAGTTGGTTGAAGATATTGCCTCCAAACTTCCGGACCCAGATTTCAAGCAGGTTAAAAAACTTTATGTGCAGAGGCTGGTGGAGATTAAAGAACAAGAGCGTATTGCCGAGGACAAAATACGCAAAGAGCGTAAGGTTCTGAAGATAGACCACCTCATTAATCACATAGATTCAGAAGAGATACCTGAGCAGATTAAGGCACTGCAAAAGAAAATCGCTGAACTCACCGAAAGGCAACAGGAACTAAAGCAATTAGGGTACAGAAATGAGACGTATGAGGAAGCGGAGTTTAAGCTACTCTTAGATGAATACCAAGAAACGTTCAAAGTCAAGAGTAAAAGTGCCCAGGCTCACATAAAAGTTTGGGCCAGTACATTATTAGAGTTTTCCAAAGACACAAATACATGTCTGGTTTTTAGCGTGTTTGACCGCAATTTTTACCTTGCGTATGCTAAATACCTTATGCATGGAGAGCGTGATTTTTACAATAACACGTTTGGCAACCATATCAAAGACCTTCGTGCGTTTCTGACCTGGGTAGAAGATGAAAAGGGTGTTTCGGTGAATAGGGGATATAAAAAGTATGAACGTACGAAAGATGATATTGAGGTTATTTACCTTACTGCTGAAGAGTTAGAGCTTTTGTGGGATTACAGAAGTGAGGTGAAGGAGGAATATAAAAAGTACATCGACCTGTGCGTATTTGGAAATCTGACCGGGCTACGCATAAGCGATATTCTACGCTCTTACTGGAAAGTTGAAAATGGAGTGTTGATGGGTAAAACGAAAAAAACCAAGGGTCACTATCAAGTACCCCTTATTCTGGACCCCAGAATTGAAGAGATACTAAAACGCTATAATTATAACTTAAAGTTAGTTAGCAGTGTGAAATACAACGAATATATCAAGGTCATATTGAAAGCTTTATTTATGAAGCATGAGATTAACCAACAGCCTATTGCTGTAATGCGCTATAAACTTAAAGAAGAGTTTGTTTTCCACCATTATAAGTATGAGCTAATGAGTAGTCATAGCAATCGTAGGGGCTTCTGCACCAGGCTGTGGCAAGAAGGCCACACTGAGCGTGATATACTCTTGATGTTGGGAAGTAAGTCTAATCAAGTGCTGCGGAAATATATTCATAACGACACTGAAAACCTTGTAAGGAAGGTAACGGAGAAAGTCGCTGAAAAGAAAGCAGCCGTGCAGGCTGCCTTAGCAAGGGTGGAGTCAGAAGTAGCGTAG
- a CDS encoding helix-turn-helix domain-containing protein produces the protein MESELLSRFGKRIRQLRVAEGWTQEDLAEHTQFHRTYIGMVERGERNISIKSAEVFARAFNIPLSKLFEL, from the coding sequence GTGGAAAGTGAACTTCTATCAAGATTTGGCAAACGGATTAGACAACTCAGAGTAGCCGAAGGCTGGACTCAAGAAGACCTTGCTGAACATACCCAATTTCATCGCACATACATTGGTATGGTGGAAAGGGGAGAGAGGAACATATCCATAAAAAGTGCAGAAGTGTTCGCTCGTGCCTTTAATATTCCTCTTTCCAAACTCTTTGAGCTATGA
- a CDS encoding PAS domain-containing sensor histidine kinase yields the protein MDINNNFEIFEKLINQAEKVLFSFDTAANSVSYLNHAFELIWKQSRERFVSNPANILETVHPDDRDYLVKKYREVLKGKSRENLEFRIVHPDNALRWLQLTPQRVTDKHGREYVVGLIDDVTIMRENISTMQKFGAKKNSILEILSHDLAGPLANIKVLSEVLSESTREYNNPEVNEIISIIRESSDRNIHLIRNFVQQEFLESVDAGLVKKRIDLVAKVQEVMEQYKDGQNLIHKEIRFSSSSDKIYVNIDQTKFMQVINNLMSNAIKFTEDNGIIAVDLSEKESTVLIKVQDNGIGIPRKYHDELFEKFTRARREGLKGEPSTGLGMSIIKTIVEWHDGSIWFESEEKAGTTFYIELPKDA from the coding sequence ATGGACATAAACAATAACTTCGAAATATTCGAAAAGCTGATCAATCAGGCCGAAAAGGTGCTGTTTTCTTTCGATACAGCCGCAAACAGTGTTTCATACCTGAACCACGCCTTCGAGCTGATCTGGAAGCAGAGCAGAGAACGTTTTGTTTCCAACCCGGCCAATATTCTAGAAACAGTTCATCCGGATGACAGGGATTACCTGGTAAAGAAGTACCGAGAAGTATTAAAAGGGAAAAGCAGAGAGAATCTGGAGTTCAGGATAGTGCATCCTGATAATGCACTAAGATGGCTGCAGCTTACGCCACAACGGGTAACCGATAAGCATGGCAGGGAATATGTAGTGGGTTTAATTGATGATGTAACTATTATGAGGGAAAACATCAGTACGATGCAGAAGTTTGGGGCTAAGAAAAACTCTATTCTGGAAATTCTTTCTCATGACCTGGCCGGACCTTTAGCCAACATTAAAGTTTTGTCGGAGGTACTTTCTGAAAGTACAAGGGAATACAACAATCCTGAAGTAAACGAAATTATCAGCATTATCAGGGAAAGCAGTGACCGTAACATTCACCTGATCCGCAACTTTGTACAGCAGGAGTTTTTAGAATCAGTAGATGCAGGCCTTGTGAAGAAGAGGATAGACTTGGTAGCCAAAGTTCAGGAGGTGATGGAGCAATACAAGGATGGCCAGAACCTTATCCACAAAGAGATACGGTTTAGCTCGTCATCTGATAAAATATACGTAAATATTGATCAGACAAAGTTTATGCAGGTGATTAATAACCTAATGTCAAATGCTATCAAGTTTACAGAAGACAACGGTATTATTGCTGTTGACCTGAGCGAAAAGGAATCAACCGTACTTATAAAGGTGCAGGATAATGGTATCGGAATACCCAGAAAATATCATGATGAACTTTTTGAGAAATTTACCAGGGCAAGGCGCGAAGGCTTAAAGGGAGAGCCTTCTACAGGTTTGGGGATGTCTATTATCAAAACCATAGTAGAATGGCACGATGGCAGCATATGGTTTGAAAGCGAAGAAAAAGCAGGCACTACTTTTTATATTGAGCTACCGAAAGATGCTTAA
- a CDS encoding recombinase family protein, translated as MIIGYARVSTLLQNTDLQIDALTQAGCQKIFTDKISGAVAARPELSKLKDMLRPGDTLTVWRLDRLGRSLKDLIEWMIFLEEHNIALKSLQEAIDTSTATGRLVFHIFASMAEFEKNLIKERTMAGLSAARARGRKGGRPPKVSPEKKELAIRLYNEKQHTVDKICTMIGITKPTLYSYIKQKERA; from the coding sequence ATGATTATAGGCTACGCCAGAGTTTCTACTCTTTTGCAAAACACGGACTTGCAAATTGACGCCCTCACACAGGCTGGTTGTCAAAAAATATTTACGGATAAGATATCTGGTGCAGTTGCGGCTCGACCTGAGTTAAGTAAACTAAAAGATATGCTTCGCCCAGGGGATACGCTCACTGTCTGGCGCCTCGACAGATTGGGTCGCTCACTGAAAGACCTAATAGAATGGATGATTTTTTTGGAAGAGCATAATATAGCACTTAAAAGCTTGCAAGAAGCCATTGATACCAGCACCGCTACTGGCAGACTTGTCTTTCATATCTTCGCCAGCATGGCAGAATTTGAGAAAAACCTAATAAAGGAACGAACGATGGCCGGCTTATCTGCCGCTCGTGCACGGGGAAGGAAAGGTGGCCGACCTCCAAAGGTAAGCCCCGAGAAAAAAGAGCTTGCTATTAGACTTTACAACGAAAAGCAACACACAGTCGATAAAATTTGCACCATGATTGGCATTACTAAGCCCACTCTATATAGCTATATAAAGCAAAAAGAGCGGGCTTAG